One window from the genome of Bradyrhizobium xenonodulans encodes:
- a CDS encoding transglutaminase-like cysteine peptidase: MPAFAVSASPHLKLDRPALAPMAYTMFCLRYQDECRLRLLFRGGPVLLTEARWADLKEANRTVNSAIIPEASEPGPAVETWLIDPERGDCNDYAVSKRHKLLQRGWPPRALLLAEVVTASGQHHLVLVVRTKSGDLVLDNLTPQIRSWSRVPYRWVRVQSPGAPRYWRTIAQRGE; encoded by the coding sequence ATGCCGGCGTTCGCGGTGTCGGCGTCTCCGCACCTCAAGCTTGACCGTCCGGCGCTCGCTCCTATGGCATACACCATGTTCTGCCTGCGTTATCAGGATGAATGCCGCCTCCGCCTCCTGTTTCGCGGCGGTCCGGTCCTCCTGACCGAGGCGCGGTGGGCAGATTTGAAAGAAGCCAACCGGACCGTGAACAGCGCCATTATCCCGGAAGCCAGTGAACCCGGTCCCGCGGTGGAAACCTGGCTCATTGATCCGGAGCGCGGTGACTGCAACGACTACGCCGTCAGCAAGCGCCACAAGCTTCTACAGCGTGGATGGCCGCCGCGAGCGCTGTTGCTCGCCGAGGTCGTGACCGCCTCGGGCCAACATCATCTGGTTCTGGTGGTACGGACTAAGAGCGGCGACCTCGTGCTGGACAATCTGACCCCGCAGATCCGATCGTGGTCGCGTGTTCCCTATCGCTGGGTTCGAGTTCAGTCGCCAGGCGCTCCGCGATATTGGCGTACTATCGCGCAGCGCGGCGAGTAA
- the queE gene encoding 7-carboxy-7-deazaguanine synthase QueE: MLPINEIFETIQGEACKAGTPSVFVRLQACPVRCPWCDTKHTWFVDSERRVSIADMMIKTEDTNTWAMMSPEDVLLAVQAFSARHVVITGGEPALYDLRPLTTLLVGSGFSVQLETSGTQAIQAHPYTWVTVSPKVGMPGRRSVLGETLLRANEIKHPVGKPADIQNLLSLPIEHALKPEIWLQPLSQSRKATELCIREATVRNWRVSIQTQKYIGVR; encoded by the coding sequence GTGCTGCCGATTAACGAAATATTTGAAACCATCCAGGGGGAAGCCTGCAAGGCAGGCACGCCGTCCGTGTTCGTACGGTTGCAGGCATGCCCGGTCAGGTGTCCGTGGTGCGACACCAAGCACACTTGGTTCGTCGATTCAGAGCGGCGGGTGTCGATAGCCGACATGATGATCAAGACCGAGGACACCAACACCTGGGCCATGATGTCGCCGGAGGACGTCCTGCTCGCTGTGCAGGCGTTCAGCGCCCGGCATGTCGTGATTACGGGTGGCGAGCCCGCGCTGTACGACCTGCGGCCACTGACCACGCTGCTTGTCGGTTCCGGATTCTCGGTGCAGTTGGAGACATCGGGCACCCAAGCCATTCAGGCGCATCCCTACACATGGGTGACCGTCAGTCCGAAAGTTGGCATGCCGGGTCGGCGATCCGTTCTGGGTGAGACCTTGCTGCGTGCCAATGAGATCAAACACCCGGTGGGCAAGCCTGCCGACATCCAAAACCTGCTGAGCCTGCCTATCGAGCACGCGCTCAAGCCAGAGATATGGCTACAACCATTGAGCCAAAGCCGGAAAGCGACGGAGCTGTGCATCCGAGAGGCAACTGTACGCAACTGGCGCGTCAGCATCCAAACGCAGAAGTATATCGGCGTGCGGTGA
- a CDS encoding 6-pyruvoyl trahydropterin synthase family protein has translation MAYLSTKTYGHEVGLSATFRQWRAKSHCRLLHGYSLSFRFEFEAYTLDDKNWVVDFGGLKELRAILEGTFDHKTVVAADDPELEWFREAARRGLADVVVLPAVGCEKFAEHVYRVGSNWLSEKGLAPRCRLVSVEVKEHGANSAMYREAGRAAD, from the coding sequence GTGGCATACTTATCGACGAAGACATACGGCCATGAGGTCGGCCTATCTGCCACGTTCCGCCAGTGGCGCGCAAAGTCGCATTGTCGCCTGCTGCACGGCTACTCGTTGTCGTTTCGTTTCGAGTTCGAAGCCTACACCCTGGACGACAAGAATTGGGTCGTCGATTTTGGCGGCCTCAAAGAGCTGAGGGCGATCCTCGAAGGTACGTTCGACCACAAGACGGTCGTGGCCGCGGACGACCCCGAGCTCGAATGGTTTCGCGAAGCCGCACGGCGCGGCTTAGCAGACGTCGTTGTCCTGCCGGCAGTTGGCTGTGAAAAATTTGCCGAACACGTCTACCGCGTCGGCAGCAACTGGTTGTCGGAAAAGGGACTTGCTCCGCGTTGCCGGCTGGTGTCAGTCGAGGTGAAGGAGCACGGCGCGAACAGCGCCATGTATCGGGAGGCAGGCCGTGCTGCCGATTAA
- the folE gene encoding GTP cyclohydrolase I produces the protein MSFAPNANIAKHLLPGDIEVIQTEVERHMQAVLDALVIDTNHDHNTQGTAKRIAKMYVREVFAGRFEAAPEVTECQNDSGLDAVYSLGPIAVRSACAHHLVPVTGRIWVGVLPGDKLIGISKFVRLANWILSRPHLQEEATLMLADELEGRLKPKGLAVVLKAQHQCMVWRGVRETGTIMTTSIMRGAFRDSKAMRTEFMAQIKD, from the coding sequence GTGTCGTTTGCGCCAAACGCCAACATCGCAAAACACCTGCTGCCCGGTGACATTGAGGTGATACAGACCGAGGTCGAGCGGCACATGCAGGCCGTACTGGATGCCCTGGTCATCGATACCAATCACGACCACAATACGCAGGGGACCGCGAAGCGAATTGCCAAAATGTACGTGCGCGAGGTGTTTGCCGGCCGCTTTGAGGCCGCGCCCGAGGTCACGGAGTGTCAGAACGACAGCGGTCTGGATGCGGTCTACTCGCTTGGCCCTATCGCAGTACGTTCTGCGTGCGCCCACCACCTTGTCCCCGTCACCGGCCGCATATGGGTCGGTGTTCTGCCTGGTGACAAGCTGATCGGTATCAGCAAGTTTGTGCGCCTCGCCAACTGGATCTTGTCGCGACCCCACCTGCAAGAGGAAGCCACCCTCATGCTGGCGGACGAGCTCGAGGGCCGTCTCAAGCCGAAGGGATTGGCCGTCGTCCTCAAGGCACAGCATCAGTGCATGGTCTGGCGCGGTGTTCGCGAAACCGGAACCATCATGACGACCAGCATCATGCGCGGAGCCTTCCGCGACAGCAAGGCAATGCGTACCGAATTTATGGCGCAGATCAAGGACTAG
- a CDS encoding electron transfer flavoprotein subunit beta/FixA family protein, with translation MHNVVCIKQVPDSAQIRVHPVTNTIMRQGVPTIINPYDLFALEAALDLRDKFGGEITVLTMGPPSAEDTLRKALTFGADRAVLLTDRCFAGADTLATTYALATAIRKIGKDYGQPDLIFTGKQTIDGDTAQVGPGIARRLAVQQLTYVAKIMTIDLTARTIEAERRCEGGTQVLRASLPSLITMMEATNQIRRGAMADALRAARAPIVKWNAQEAGVEDVSKCGLRGSPTVVKRVFAPSARAEKAAIVDAAEQPAQALIDTIFKQKPKLEAELAALARGS, from the coding sequence ATGCACAATGTCGTCTGCATCAAGCAGGTCCCTGATTCCGCACAGATCCGCGTGCACCCTGTGACCAACACGATCATGCGTCAGGGTGTGCCCACCATCATCAATCCTTACGATTTGTTCGCGCTCGAAGCTGCGCTCGATCTGCGCGACAAGTTTGGTGGTGAGATCACCGTCCTTACAATGGGCCCACCCTCGGCCGAGGACACTCTTCGGAAAGCCCTCACCTTTGGCGCCGATCGCGCGGTGCTGCTGACCGACCGTTGCTTCGCGGGTGCGGACACCCTGGCAACCACCTACGCACTCGCGACCGCCATCCGCAAGATCGGCAAGGATTATGGCCAGCCTGACCTCATATTCACGGGCAAGCAGACGATCGATGGCGACACCGCGCAGGTCGGGCCTGGTATCGCAAGGCGGCTTGCTGTGCAACAGCTAACCTATGTTGCCAAGATCATGACCATCGATCTCACCGCGCGCACAATCGAAGCGGAGCGGCGCTGCGAGGGCGGCACCCAGGTGCTGCGCGCAAGCCTGCCGTCGCTCATCACCATGATGGAGGCCACCAACCAGATTCGCCGTGGCGCAATGGCAGATGCTTTGCGCGCCGCTCGAGCGCCAATTGTAAAATGGAACGCCCAGGAGGCTGGCGTCGAGGATGTTTCAAAATGCGGTCTCAGGGGCTCGCCCACCGTTGTTAAACGCGTCTTCGCGCCCTCGGCGCGCGCAGAGAAGGCAGCCATCGTGGATGCTGCCGAGCAGCCGGCGCAAGCCTTGATCGACACCATTTTCAAGCAGAAGCCCAAGCTTGAAGCTGAGCTTGCCGCTCTCGCCCGAGGCTCATGA